CAAAATCCCAATTTTTAATCTGATGCTTAATGCGCAAATCAACTTCTTCTAAATGTTCCAAAACACCATTAAAAAGAGTCTTTGCAAACTCATTTTGTGCATTTTTAATTTTATGCTCACTTAAGATTTCTTCTACAAACTTTGAAATCCCATCATTCCCACTTCCATAAGCATACAAAAGCTGTGCAACAGCCACTCTCGCGTGCGTGCGTGTCGCCATTACACACCAAGCTTTCTATAGAGATTAATAAGCTCAATCAATCCAACCATTGATTCAAATCCCTTATTTCCCGCCTTTGTTCCAGCGCGTTCAATCGCTTGTTCAATGCTATCTGTTGTTAGCACGCCAAAAGTAACTGCCGCTCCATAACGCACAGTTACATTTGCAATTCCCTTTGTTGCTTCCGCACTCACATAATCAAAGTGTGGCGTAGAGCCACGAATAATAGCTCCCAAGCAACAAACTCCATCAAAATCACCTTGCGAAAGCACTTTTTCTAAAGCAAAAGGAATCTCAAAAGCTCCTGGCACTAAAATATGTGAGAGATTCTCATCTCTCCCTCCGTGGCGCAAAAAACAATCCCTAGCACCTTCTACTAACCTATCTGTAATTAAATGATTAAAACGACTTGAAATAATCGCAATTTTCTCATCACCCATAAGAGCTAAACTTCCTTCAATAACTTGCATATTTATCCTTTATTAACAATTGTATTAATCTCTAAAATCTGCTCCACTAACTCCAAAAGCACGCTAGGTGTTAGCATATTTGGACCATCACTTAAGGCATTTTTAGGATTTGTATGCACTTCGGCAAACAGCCCATCTATCCCAGTAGCTGCTGCTGCGCGCGCTAAAAGTGGCGCAAAAGAGCTATCTCCTCCACTTTTTCCTTTCAAGCCGCCAGGCATTTGCACTGCGTGTGTTGCATCAAAAATTACCGGAGCAAAGGCGCGCATAATTGCTAAAGAGCGCATATCTACAACCAAATTTCCATAGCCAAAGCTATTTCCTCGTTCTGTTAAACAGATTCCATATTCTTTTGCACTTTTAAAATCCACATTTTCCGCATTTGGATTCCTTATTTTTAGAGCCTTTAAAACAGAATATTGCATATCTTGCGGGCTCATAAACTGCCCTTTTTTGATATTTATCATAGCCTTTGTTTTTGCCGCTTCTACTATCAAATCTGTTTGTCTGCACAAAAATGCTGGAATTTGCATAATATCCACCACTTCTGAAGCAGGTTTTGCTTGGTAGCTTTCGTGGATATCTGTAAGAAGCTTATAACCAAATTTCTTTTTAATTAACGCCAAAGACTCTAAGCCTTTTTCTAAACCAGGTCCGCGATAGGATTCCAAACTTGTGCGGTTAGCCTTATCAAAACTCGCTTTAAAGTAAAAGTCAATTTTAGGATTCTTTGCCAAAGACTGCAAAGACTCTGCAATCTCTTCTAAAATTTCTTGGCTTTCAATTACACAAGGTCCTGCAATAATAATCATCTCTAAGCCTTCAATAAATTAAATTCGTGCCTTTTAAAGTCGTAATTATACACTTCTCCACTCTCAATAATATAATGCCACCCATAAATATTAAGCGTTCTTGCAAGGTATTTTTCTTTAACCTTTGGATAAGTAAAGAGATTTACAATTTGTTTTTCAATATTAATCTGCTCGGTTAGATATGCACGCATTGCTTTATTTTTGGGATTTAATGCCAACACTTGCTCTTTCACAGGCTCAATCAACTTTAGCCAGTTTTTAACATTTGGCATACTCTCAAAGTGTCCTTCTTCATGCAAAGCTGCGCAACCCCCACAATGGGAATGCCCGCAAATAATGATATTTTCTACTTTTAATTCTTCAAGCGCATATTCAATCGCTGAAGTTGTCGCTAAATACTCTTCTGCCTCTCTATAAGGTGGCACAATATTTGCGATATTACGCACTACAAAGAGTTCACCTGGAAGAGTATTTGTAATAAGATTTGGCACAACCCTAGAATCCGCGCAACCCACAAAAAGCGTATGAGGATTTTGCCCTTCTTTTAAATTTTCAAAAAGTTCCTTATAAACTAAAAAATTTTCTTCTTTAAACTTAATCGCGCCTTCAAATAGCAAATCCATTGTATTTGGTGCATTTGTTGAACCTTGCATATCTTTTTGTTCCATTTTGGATTCCAACTTTTCTTGCATTCTCTACCCTTAAGGCTTGATTTTGGCAACATCGCCAATTACACTTGATAAATCCTCACCAATGCTATACACATACAAATCCACACGACGATTTTTTGCGCGTAACGCTGGAATATCATTATTGGCAATAGGCGAAAACTCTCCCTCTCCCCCTCCTAAAATGCGATTTTTCTCTAAGCCTTGCTTCAAAAGTAGTTCTGCAACATTTACTCCACGCGCCACAGAAAGTTCTAAATTATCCGCAAACACAGCATTCGCACGCATAGGCACATTATCTGTATGTCCGATAGCTTTAACAAGCACTGCTTTTGGCATTCTTAAAAGCTCCAAGCTTAAGCGTTTTAAAAATGCGATTCCACTAGGATTTGTAAGCTCCGCACTTCCTGTGGCAAAAAGCAACTCTTCAGGAATTCTAATAATCACTCCTCTTTCTGCTTCTTCTAATTCCACGCTAGGACCATTTGAGATACGATTAACTTCATTATAATCTGTAATCAAACTTCCAAAAATATTTAACACATTTTCCATTTCAACTTGCGTTTCAATCGGAGTTGCTTTAATTGGTGCTGGAGGGTTAATCTGACTTTGCGAACCTTTTTCAAGCACTGCAAAAGAACCTTCTAGCGAACCTACTGCTTGTGCAATTTTTTGCGTATCAAAAGTTGCCATTGAAAGTAGCAAAATAAAAAATGTCAAAATCAGCGTAACCATATCTCCATAAGTTCCAAGCCATAGTGGCACACCTTGAGGACAATCACACGCTGGGCATTTCTTATCTTTTGCCACTACTTCACCTACCTTTATCCAAAATTTTGGGATTATAGCTTATCTTTAGTTATAATGCCATTTAATTTTTATATTTTGTGAGGAAATTTTGCACGCAATTATTGATTTTATTGTAGAATCCGTAAGCGCCTTTGGCTACTTTGGAATCTTTTTTATGATGTTTTTAGAAAGCAGTTTTATTCCTTTTCCTAGTGAAGTTGTGATGATACCAGCAGGTTTTTTAGCTCACCAAGGAGAGATGAATTTTTTTATCGCCATTCTTTGTGGAATCTTAGGCTCACTTAGTGGCGCACTTTTAAACTACTATTTAGCCTTATATTTTGGGCGTGAATTGCTAATAAAATGGGGCAAATACTTCTTTTTTGATGAAAAAACAATGGTAAAAATGGAAAATTTCTTTGCCAAACACGGACACATCTCCACTTTTAGCGGGCGTTTAATACCAGTGGTTAGGCAATATATCTCACTTCCAGCAGGGCTTGGCAAAATGCACTTACCACTCTTTTGCTTTTACACAAGCTTAGGGGCTGGCATTTGGGTAATTATCCTAACAACACTTGGATATTTTCTAGGACAAAATGAAGCAATTTTAAAAGAATATCTACATCTTATAACATTTACTTTGGTTGTGCTTGTATGTATTGGAATCGCAATTTACATTTACTTCCAACGCAAAGCAAAAGCCTAACAATAAGTTTATATTTTGAATTTCGTTTTAAGCAATACTTTACTTTAGATTAAAATATGGATATTTATTATAAAGATTTTGGGAAACTTCAAAAAAACAAAATCTAATTTCATATCAAACAGGAAAAAGAATGAAATAAGTGGAATATGGGGTGGGCGATGGGAATCGAACCCACGACCCTCAGGACCACAATCTGATGCTCTAACCGACTGAGCTACGCCCACCATACAACCATTAAGAACAAATGAGAAAGATGGTCGGGGCGAAAGGATTCGAACCTTCGACCCCTTGGTCCCAAACCAAGTGCGCTAACCAGACTGCGCTACGCCCCGACTAAAAAATAAAAAAGAAGTGGAATTATACTTTTTTAGCTCCACTTTGTCAAGAATATTACATAATCACCTAACTTTATGTATTATTTCACTCATTGTAATATAAAAAATTTTAATGCTCACACTCATTCCACCAAGCACTGCAAGATTGACAAAATAATGCTTCATTCTCTACGAACTCCATATTTTTATGTGCTAGGCAAAAGCGTTTATGGAATGTTCCATTCCATATTTCCCCTAAATCTTGCTTATACACATTCCCTAAACAAAATTTTTCAATATCTTCCTTTCCCAAATAGCTATTTCTTTGCGCCGAGCAACAGCCAACATCACCACTTGGAAATACATATAAACTTGCAAAAGGCGCACTACAAGTATGCCTTTGCTGCATTGTCCTAACTTCAGACAGTTTAACATTATCCAAAAATTCCCCACCATTTGATTCTAAACAACAAGTAAAACCTACCCTTATGCGCTTACATACCCCCTGCAAACAATTCCAAAACTCTAACATTTCCACTATTCTATGCCCTTCGTAGATAATATCTAGTTGTATTGCTATGAAAAGCTTTAGACTCTCAATTTGTTTAGCAATCTCTATTAAATTATGTTTAAAATTTTCAAAAAATCCTTTTGCACACTTATCATAAGTCTCTTTTGTAAAACAAATACCAATTCGCAAAGAATCTACCCCAGCTTTTACTAACTCTAAAAACTTCTTTGGAGTTAGTAAAACTCCATTTGTAGCAATCCCCACAGATGAAACCCCATATTCTTTAGCGCATTTTACGAAATCTGTTAAACGCATATCTAAAAGTGGCTCTCCTGGACCTGAAAAAATGCATTTAGCTTTAGCTCTACCAGCATATTGCAAAATATTTTCAACTTGTACGGTAGCAATTCTTTTATCCGTTTTAAAATAATCATTACAAAGAGTTTTACTTGAGCTATAACTAAACCAGGAACAAAAAGAACAATTTATATTGCAAGAATTTAATAGACCAATCCAAATTTCACGCGGAAATTCAAAAGAAAAATCCTTCACTACATTCCATTGTGTTGCAAGATTATACAATCTCCTATCTTCAAAAAATTGCGTTTTGTAGGTATTATTCCATTTAGAATGCAATATATTACGCAAATGTTTTTCTAGAATGCGATTTTTATAAGCATATTCTGTTGCATAGCGTGAAAAACTATCTAAATTTACAAGCTTAAAGAAAATAGAATCTCTAAATTTTTCATAAGGATTACAGAAAGCAAGATAGCTATTCTCCTTTGCCAAAATAACTTTTTTTAAAGTCTCAATTTCTAAATCAGCTAAATCTGTATTAAAGGCTACAAGAATCCCCCCCCCCCACACACATTTTGCAAGAACTTAAAAAACTCTGCACTATAAAAATCATCAGCAAATACAATTTCCACATCCTCTTGCAAAATATTTCTTAAAGCAAGATAATCCTCTAATTGAATCGCATTTTTAAACTTAACAAAATTAATTTTTGACATCCTGATCTCCTTGAGATTCTCATATGAAAACTGCGACAATTAAACATAATAAAATATTAATTGGCACTTAAAGTTTCACAATTTTTGCACCAAAGCCACCTAATTTTGGAGGAGCGTCTGTAAAGTCTAGCACCTTTGGATGAGATTTTAGAAAATCTCTTACCACACTTGATAATCGCCCTGTGCCAATTCCGTGATAAATTAACACTTCATCAAAGCCAGCAATAAGGCTGTTGGATAAGAAAATATCAAGGGCTTCTAGGGCATCTTCTGCACGCATTCCGTGTAAATCTAGCGTGGGGGAGACGGTTTGTGGGGCTTGAATGTTGATTTTGCTTGCAGGCACACTTGGCACATTGCCACTTAACTTTAGCTCACTAAGGGCTACTTTAACTTTCATTCCGTTTTCTAACTCTATTAATGCGCCTTGTTTGTTTGTGCTTAAGATGATTCCTTTCATATTGCGATATTTTATGCGTGTGCCTTTGGTATAGGAAATGTTAGAATTAGAATTATTGGAGCTAATGTTGGAAT
The Helicobacter winghamensis ATCC BAA-430 DNA segment above includes these coding regions:
- the ribH gene encoding 6,7-dimethyl-8-ribityllumazine synthase, which gives rise to MQVIEGSLALMGDEKIAIISSRFNHLITDRLVEGARDCFLRHGGRDENLSHILVPGAFEIPFALEKVLSQGDFDGVCCLGAIIRGSTPHFDYVSAEATKGIANVTVRYGAAVTFGVLTTDSIEQAIERAGTKAGNKGFESMVGLIELINLYRKLGV
- the kdsA gene encoding 3-deoxy-8-phosphooctulonate synthase translates to MIIIAGPCVIESQEILEEIAESLQSLAKNPKIDFYFKASFDKANRTSLESYRGPGLEKGLESLALIKKKFGYKLLTDIHESYQAKPASEVVDIMQIPAFLCRQTDLIVEAAKTKAMINIKKGQFMSPQDMQYSVLKALKIRNPNAENVDFKSAKEYGICLTERGNSFGYGNLVVDMRSLAIMRAFAPVIFDATHAVQMPGGLKGKSGGDSSFAPLLARAAAATGIDGLFAEVHTNPKNALSDGPNMLTPSVLLELVEQILEINTIVNKG
- a CDS encoding carbonic anhydrase, whose protein sequence is MDLLFEGAIKFKEENFLVYKELFENLKEGQNPHTLFVGCADSRVVPNLITNTLPGELFVVRNIANIVPPYREAEEYLATTSAIEYALEELKVENIIICGHSHCGGCAALHEEGHFESMPNVKNWLKLIEPVKEQVLALNPKNKAMRAYLTEQINIEKQIVNLFTYPKVKEKYLARTLNIYGWHYIIESGEVYNYDFKRHEFNLLKA
- a CDS encoding OmpA/MotB family protein: MAKDKKCPACDCPQGVPLWLGTYGDMVTLILTFFILLLSMATFDTQKIAQAVGSLEGSFAVLEKGSQSQINPPAPIKATPIETQVEMENVLNIFGSLITDYNEVNRISNGPSVELEEAERGVIIRIPEELLFATGSAELTNPSGIAFLKRLSLELLRMPKAVLVKAIGHTDNVPMRANAVFADNLELSVARGVNVAELLLKQGLEKNRILGGGEGEFSPIANNDIPALRAKNRRVDLYVYSIGEDLSSVIGDVAKIKP
- a CDS encoding DedA family protein; translation: MHAIIDFIVESVSAFGYFGIFFMMFLESSFIPFPSEVVMIPAGFLAHQGEMNFFIAILCGILGSLSGALLNYYLALYFGRELLIKWGKYFFFDEKTMVKMENFFAKHGHISTFSGRLIPVVRQYISLPAGLGKMHLPLFCFYTSLGAGIWVIILTTLGYFLGQNEAILKEYLHLITFTLVVLVCIGIAIYIYFQRKAKA
- a CDS encoding radical SAM/SPASM domain-containing protein codes for the protein MWGGGILVAFNTDLADLEIETLKKVILAKENSYLAFCNPYEKFRDSIFFKLVNLDSFSRYATEYAYKNRILEKHLRNILHSKWNNTYKTQFFEDRRLYNLATQWNVVKDFSFEFPREIWIGLLNSCNINCSFCSWFSYSSSKTLCNDYFKTDKRIATVQVENILQYAGRAKAKCIFSGPGEPLLDMRLTDFVKCAKEYGVSSVGIATNGVLLTPKKFLELVKAGVDSLRIGICFTKETYDKCAKGFFENFKHNLIEIAKQIESLKLFIAIQLDIIYEGHRIVEMLEFWNCLQGVCKRIRVGFTCCLESNGGEFLDNVKLSEVRTMQQRHTCSAPFASLYVFPSGDVGCCSAQRNSYLGKEDIEKFCLGNVYKQDLGEIWNGTFHKRFCLAHKNMEFVENEALFCQSCSAWWNECEH